A region of the Macrobrachium nipponense isolate FS-2020 chromosome 14, ASM1510439v2, whole genome shotgun sequence genome:
TAAGCGAAGCAGAGACTTGGAACAATTACTTTCGTTAGTATGTATTCTACATTTCCAAGTTAATactgtgtgaacttgaaaatgtagaatatactacgaaagtgccTTGTTTTAATTCCCTgtttttcacttacctttctaccgtggaattaaggatattctttagtacatgttccttcgtgctacagttatatatatatatatatatatatatatatatatatatatatatatatatatatatatatatatatatttaaaaaatcacagtagatgcacgtgacttcataaataagcgaataccacgggaaatgatagacaggaatccaagcgctttcgtctttattcagacatcgtcaaggagctactgaagtacaatcggagaggaaggcctcaggtacaaacaagatcaggaataccagatggttaattatcaaaaagggttaaaattaaaaagggataatccaggattatcggatactcacacggtcacaaacttaacagattctgacccctaaccgaaattacaaagtatctttacagtccaaaacatgtaaaaactgaatatattaattttgttgcttatatttatctacaacttttttattttttcattatgaaagcatcaagttttaaataaaccaagacttaaatttagaacatttctattagtttgacttgataaaacaagatttaatgatattccttttaactgtgtcaaggacttttgtagatgtggcatggaaaagagctagaaaaacattttattcaactaatgacaaacttgaatttagtaagcataacattctaaaattaccttatgatgaaaggtttttagatattcctagaattttaaagctttttaacataaatgttgttttcagtaatattaatgtcaaagagtttagtaatcaaaaatttctcctatagatcttccaggctgcatatatgaaacttccttgcaaaaagtgtgataaaatctattacggacagactggcaaatctctttcacagcgtcttaagcaacatcaatattctgtgagaactgggcaaatatcgaatgcattatttgtacatatgagagatttagaccatcctattaactggagtccaagcaagagccttagtcccatgtaatgaccacagttaaaaggaatatcattgaatcttgttttatcaagtcaaataatagaaatgttctaaatttaagtcttggtttatttaaaacttgatgctttcataatgaaaaaagttgtagataaatataagaacaaaattaatatattcagtttttacatgttttggactgtaaagatactttgtaatttcggttagggtcagaatctgtttaagtttgtgaccgtgtgatatccgataatcctggattatcccttttaatttttacccttttgataattaaccatctggtattcctgatcttatttgtacctgaggccttcctctccgattgtactttagtagctccttgacgatgtctgaataaagacgaaagcgcttggattcctgtctatcatttcccgtggtattcgcttatatatatatatatacatatatatatatatatatatatcatatatatatatattatatatatatatatatatatgaatgcgatTTCCTGAAAGTCTAAGAAAGTCGGTAGGTGTCTAATATTGTATAGCTGCCTTCTGCTATGAATACGCGTATAACAGATGGTGGAGTTTTTCTTTGTTAGGTGTCCTTGGCCACTCAATAACAAGACCTATTGCAGGGTTTAAGCCGTAACTTACAACTATCGCGTTCAGTCTTTCTTTGTGGTGCCATCTCCGCATTTGGCGTTGGTAATGACCTTTCATTTCGGTGGAAAAATGCCAAAAAACACTGACGTTATATGTTAAGGCTGGGAAACAATCCGTTCTATTTTTATAGTGCTTTTGTAGAGGAAAGTATCTACATCGGTTTAACTGTTCGATGAAGTGATCATGACAGTCAACGCTTTCTCGTTTCAATTTAAGATCATCCTAATCATGGTAAGCTATTAAGTTTTTGAGTTGTCAGTTTTTGTGATTTCTAGTTTTAAATGCAGCGGACTATTTGTCAGAGCTTTGCGTGAAGTTATCCACTTTACTGGACTGGACTACTTGCATTTTCGAAAGCGCAGGTTTTCTGTGCGAAATGGTCTTTCAAGTATACGTGATCTGGTTAGTTGGTGTTTTATTGAATGCTAGATTAACAAAAACCGTTCATTACCTTTATACCAGTtctcattattgtcattatttgcattgtttaaaattttccccTATGCTTAATGTGAAAATtgttatataatgtatagtaaatTTAGAATGTtagattagaaaaaaactgtattacCTTTATACCAGTTCTCTTTATtggcattttttaatttttttttattttcccctttgcATAATGCAAAAATGATTATACAATCTATGGTAAATTTAGAAACTTGCCAACATACGTTGTTCCCCAGTTGGAATTCTTCTGCGTTTGTTTCAACATTTCAGATTTTTGtccattattgttttggttatgtatGGCCGGCTTGTTTCAAAAGTATTTTCATCTTCTAATGTGATGAGGGGACAATGGTGAAAGGAGACtggttctttattgttttttttctttcttttttaacaacGCGGATTTGATTATTGAGttgttgcttaaaaaaaaaaaaacaggtttcagTTCATAATCATGGCTCCTCTAGAGTTCAGACGTGCAACTCTTGTTCTTTGTACTATTTTGGCTGCATTCCCAAAATTGCATTTGGTACAATTACACTTTAAACCATTATTGCATTTCGGACTTAAAAATGTAATTGATATTTGCTTTAATGTGTCAACAGTGTTCAAGAGCCCAGACAATCCCAACACATACTTTTGTTGGTATTGTAATATTGTCTGGTCTTTGGGTAAGAAATAACTCGTAGGAAAAAGAATGGAGTGTGTATCACAGTTATCATATTGGACTGGATGGTTTTTGATAGtggtgggttccgggttgcatcctgcctccttaggagtccatcacttttctcgctaTTTGCGctgtttaaatttatttatgattttagttACGCATTCAGTTTTATGACGACGTCAATAACCATGAtggtgtgacgccagttttagcagtcgtaaatcaatcagtcaatcttaACTGGGCAGTCCCGTctaaccccaccccctcccagtGGTTGCCATAACTTTGCTCTCCTTGAATAATGAATAAGATCGATTCCAAGTTCGTTCCTCAACCAGGCAATTAAGATCTCATGTTTACAGAGCATGACGCCTCATTAATGCTGACGGATATTCGTTCATCCCTAGAGCGAACGGGAGACTCAGAGaaactattataatattatagtttcCTCCTCGGTCTCATTTCGGAAACTGGAGCTGTCAGACGAGTTAATCAAGCGCAGTCGAAGACCTCCTTCAACAATGTGATTATTAACAGGCGCTTCGCTAAGAAATTGCCGTTCTACTTGCCCGTAGGGATGCAGGATTAATAGAGCAATATATTAATCCTGTAGGGATGATGCCTACCGATTGACTACCGAGAAGGATAGAAAATCTTTAAGGATTTTCGTTTACTTCAGTCTATGGGATTTGTATAATGATTGCTTTTTAATCTTCGTCTCGGACAAAAGTCATTCTATTCACTAGGGGATTTCATTGTTATAATCGTTTCTTAAAATTagaggtctttttttttaatgccagttCACGGACTTTGCTTACAAATGATAAAATAGTGTATATTTTACTCTTTTCATATCTTATAAACACTTATTAAAAGACTTATTAAAAATCATTGTCATTTAACATTCAGACAGTCGCTGTCTTTGATGAAATAATCTAATggctttatttatacttttacttaAAATGGTgaggtttaatttttttgttcttgtccATGAATTAGGAAGTAACGACTGGAAGGtacgaaaaataaatttcttgcaaTTATGGTGATGTCAGACATCTGATGATGTGATCTGTCTTGTCAGTCGAAGGACGTCTGCCTGAATGAGTCTTCAATTGAGGATACAGAAATAAGCACGACATGACGCTTAAACTTTCTTTGGCGTTTTTATTCTTGAGGGGAATAATAGCCTCCTGTTAAGTCTTTGCCAGCTGACCCAGCTTACGTGATTTATTAGGTAAAGAACGGTTACTGCCAAAAGCAGgatgaatgcaaaaataaataagtaaataaataaataaaaagtttaagaaaaaatatacccAATAAAATACAGGAAGTGAATGTAAGAAGTAGGTATGAAAATTCTCCAGAATTGGAGAGAATTTTAATAAAGATCAAGATAATTACTggtcatataaaaaatttaaataacgaAAACACATATAATGACTACTTTCAAATAAAAGTCGTATTATAAGAAACCAAAAAGATGAAAGACGTGAGATGCTTGAAGAAGGCTCCGGAGAGCAACGAATCAAGAAGAGACCAAGTTTCTTGTCTGATTTCTTTCTTCATgacagattttcattttttttcctcgttGTCTCTGTAtgtaatactttaaaatacaattCCTTGTTTTCAACGGTAAGACGTTTCCCTGTCTTGAGAAGGGATGACTGAtcctttaatttcattattaaagtACTACCATAGACATTAATCTGGTAAGAAAGTTAAAATTTTAGCTCGTTCCTTTAAAAAGGCTCAAATCCCTTAACTGGTACAGCCGGATTACAGCTTAAATCCCCAAAAGCTTCCGCTATGAGATTAGATCGGAATCCCCCAAAAGGAACCGAGGCGACGATAGTGATCACAGCGGACCgttaatgggattttttttttttttttctcgacagCGTTTGATCCCGAATTTCTGTCGATGCACCGAATGCTTTTTTCGAAAACCCAACTCGCAATAAAAGGGGCTGGAGGAACGGGAAGAAATAAAATGTTATCAGCGGCGTGGCAGTCACGGttgaacgattaaaaaaaaaaacttatatttatttttacttggcAAAATAAGGAATCATACGTCATGTTTTTGGTCTTAGATACATCGGTATCCGTATGTCCAGCTTAtgttcgtgtatgtgtgtgtgtgtattataggcAGAAAAAATATCTAAGGTACGTAGCCAGCAACGTCTGTTAGgttatactttatataatttttatatagttaACACGACGTCCTTATTACGTTACCGTTCACTATCCCTACTGCATTCACTTTACCATCAGTATTCGTCATCACtgctattttagttttctgtaaaagaaaaaaaaaactaccgagcctagagggctgcaaattaacaGACTTAGTCATACGACCACATGACCCCTTTTtgaattctatttttatattatatatactatatatatatatatatatatatatatctatatatatatatatatatatatatatatatatatatatatatatatatatacgtatcatgaaaattattcgaaaacaattaatcgaaaaaacaattattcgaaaaaaacatttattcgaAAAACAGCTATTCGAATGGAAAGTTGTTCGAAAGAAAGTTATTCGAAAGGACAATTATACGAAATGATAAGTATTCGAAATGTTGTTTGAACCTTACTCTAATAAGCAATTGTTCAAATAGGCAAATAActgtttgaatgtttgtttgaACGTTATCCGATTTTCTTAGTTCAAATGTTTGTTTGAACGTTATCCGATTTTCTTAGTGGTAATAAACGTCGTGAAGGACATCAAGCACCAAGGACTTCATTTCTTCGGAATACTGCAGCCCTTCAGTGATGGCCGAATACATTTCAAGTGAAAAAGGCAAGCCTATGCTTAAAATCGATGGTTTCCTATTCGTGAAAGACAAGCAAGATATATTGGAAGTGCATCGTATTGCAAAAGCCGAACAATTACCAATGATGGTGAAGTGATTAAAGTTTCTCGTGAACATAACCATTCCGGTGATGCTGTCAATACAGAAGTGCGCAGTTTTATGAACAAAGTGAAAAGTGATGCGAAAGAAAGCCGTGATTCTCCTCAGTATGTCATTTCTGCAGCTGCATCGCAATTAAGTGAAAGTGCCGCGCAAGCTTTACCACAAATAAGCTCTATAAAAAGAACTATTCACAACgtaagacaaaaagaaagagcAGGCTTAGCTAATCCAATTCATAGACGGgaaatttttttggttttcaaaCAACTGACCAAACTAAAACTCATAAAGGGAGCAGTTTTTGCTATATGATTTCCAGCCATTACGATGATAGAATGCTTATATTTGCAACTCAGAATAATTTGAGTCTACTTGAGAAGAGTGCAAATTTACAAGTGGACGGAACATTTAAAACTGTGCCTCAGTTATTTGAACAATTATATGCTGTACATGCTGTGAAGAATAATTACACCATTCCTGTGGTCTACGCCTTACTTCCAGATAAAAGGGCTGAAACTTATAGAAGATTATTTGCTCAAATTAAGTCTATGGTTCCAAATTTACAAGTTTCAACCATAACTTCAGACATTGAACTTGCAGCTATAACTGCCGTTAAAGAAGAATTCAACACAGCTTCTCATTATGGATGCCTTTTCCACTTAGGCCAGTGCTTGTATCGAAAGATATGTGATTGTGGTCTGAAAGTGAGATACGATACAGATTCcgaatttgctttaaaaattcgAATGCTGTTAGCCCTAGCCTTTGTCCCCGTTGACAAAGTTACTGAATCATTTGAAGCTttactagattcagatatatatcCTCAAGATGTAAATCCTATTTTAGATTATTTGAAGATTCGTGGATTGGTCGTCCTTCAAGACAGTCATCGACGTTAGTCCTATGTTGAAATAAGTATGTGGTCTTGTTTTGAGAGAGTCAATACTGATTTGCCTAGGACTAACAACGCACTTGAAGGATGGCACAGAGCTTTTTTACAGCAAATGTCATCTCATCATCCAACAATATGGAAGTTCCTAGATGCTTTAAAAAGAGAGCAGGGTTTACAAGAAATTCACATTGCAAAAGTAAGAGCAGGAAGCACAAATATGAAGAGTTCCAAGAAATATCGTGACTTGAATGAAACGataaaaaagttagtggcaaccattTAAGAGTACTCAGTATTAGAGTATTTGCGCGTTGTAGCGCATAACTTGCATTTATAAgtaaatctgttttatttttacacatttgtttaaataaagaattttacatTTCGAATAATTACCATTTCGTATAATTGTCCTTTCGAATAACGTTCTTTCGAACAATTTTCCATTCGAATAATTGTTTTTCGAATAACTGtttttcgaataattgttttcgaTTAATTGTTTTCGAACAATGttcacataatcatatatattatatatatatatatatatatatatatatatatctatatatatatatatatatatgtgtgtgtgtgtgtgtgtggtggattTTCCGAGGTTGTAAGGAGGTCCACACAACCATCATAttaaatttaagttttattttcatttttattttttttttatttttgcatatcgACCTCTGTTTTGGTTATTGCCCTATTTTGTCGCTTTGAGTGGGGGCATCATCAAGAGTAAAAGTGGGCAAAAGGGAGCAACGCAAAAATATGCGTAaattaaatatagtttttttaatttgaggCGCTGGACACTCATACTCGTTCGCTCCCtggggaataagaaaaaaaatcagttcaaggtGACGTGGACTCTGTAAAGCACGATGACACTCATTATCATCCAAATCAATTACATTTTTGACATTCAAATACAACGTGTTGATTAATGAGACCTTTGGCAAAAGCTCAGTTGTTTTGCATCGTTGAAATGAACCGTGCTATTCATTGCAGACACCGAGAGATTAATCATTCATATTGACATTGGCCTGTTTTTACAATTAACTCCAAACATATTTCTCCATTGCTGTTGAACCATCCTTCTATAATTTATGTGAACTTATGTCCTCattgccaaataataataataataataataataataataataatagagaaataaatcctcggttatgtaaatgtacatatatttaaagataaatctctacagacagctttcgggaatctgttcgattcccaaaCTGAAAAGGGGATTCGAACAGATCCCTGAAAGTTTTCGATACAGATTGATCTTTaaatttatgtacatttacataactgtgggttttttttcttcatttcaaaaCACATGCTACAGTGAGGTTTTTTTAATCAAACAATTCCGAATTCGCCCAAAAGTCTGCATTCGCCTACAATTCCGAATTAGCCCATAAGTCGgaattcgcccacaattccgaattcgccCAAAAGTCAGGATTCACCCACAAGTCAGGATTCGCCTACAATTCCGATTTCGTCCACAATTTCGAATTTGCCCACAATTtcgaattcgcccacaagtcagaattcgcccacaattccgaattcgcccacaagtcagaattcgcccacaattccgaattcgcccacaagtcagaattcgcccacaattccgaattcgcccacaagttAAATTCGCCCACAATTCTgaattcgcccacaattccgaattcgcccacaattccgaattagcccacaagtcagaattcgctCACAAATCAAAATTCGCCCACCATGCCGAATTCGCCCACACTGTGGAGTAAATTCGCCCACACTTTGGAGTCATttcgcccacaagtcagaatATTTCCGATGAAGGAATATAAGGAAAAACtgctccttccctccctcccttcccgtgTGAGATTTGAACCCTAGGCACGTGAGCTTagatttgaattgaatatagaatttaggccaaaggacttctgaggccattcagcgttaAACGGAAACTGCCAggaaaaggttcgaaaggtgtaacaggaagaaaaacctcaaagcagttgcactatgaatcaactgttaggagagggtggaaagtaaaatggaagaaagagaatatgaaaggaggtacagttaaaggaactgaaagggttgcagctagcggccgaagacacgctgtaaagaacattaagtaatgtctacagtgcacatcatgaggtgcactggcttCACTACCCTCGTACAGGGACGAGAGCTCGGATAGGTTGCCATAACTAGCAATGCCATGAATGAAAGGAGCCAGTTGTGGGTCAGGAGGCGATTAGAGATCTTTGAGGCCTAAAACACTCAAAGTTCATTCCAGGTGGTTTCTTGTTGAA
Encoded here:
- the LOC135226035 gene encoding uncharacterized protein LOC135226035, giving the protein MISSHYDDRMLIFATQNNLSLLEKSANLQVDGTFKTVPQLFEQLYAVHAVKNNYTIPVVYALLPDKRAETYRRLFAQIKSMVPNLQVSTITSDIELAAITAVKEEFNTASHYGCLFHLGQCLYRKICDCGLKVRYDTDSEFALKIRMLLALAFVPVDKVTESFEALLDSDIYPQDVNPILDYLKIRGLVVLQDSHRR